In Carya illinoinensis cultivar Pawnee chromosome 16, C.illinoinensisPawnee_v1, whole genome shotgun sequence, a single window of DNA contains:
- the LOC122298893 gene encoding uncharacterized protein LOC122298893 yields MLEAKLGFNSSYAWRSLYSSLRLLKKGLFWRIGDGKKVKIWGDKWIPRDYAPKVQRTWQKPNEGVYKINWDAATKNFEGSIGIGVIARDFEVEMGLSLVILEGDAIQVVSMANKAKTDLSLGGLIIAVAKGVLTALRSWSVVHTNREANMAAHILARFGLDLEEDKYTLEEIPSCIQSIVLSDLM; encoded by the exons ATGTTGGAGGCAAAATTGGGTTTCAATTCATCATATGCATGGAGAAGCTTGTATTCTAGTTTAAGGTTGCTTAAGAAGGGGCTATTTTGGAGAATTGGGGATGGAAAGAAGGTGAAGATTTGGGGTGACAAGTGGATACCAAGGGATTATGCTCCTAAG GTACAGAGGACATGGCAGAAACCAAATGAGGGAGTTTATAAGATAAACTGGGATGCTGCAACaaaaaattttgagggaagcattggcattggagtgaTTGCTAGAGACTTCGAAGT AGAGATGGGGTTGTCACTGGTTATACTTGAAGGGGATGCTATACAAGTTGTATCCATGGCAAACAAGGCTAAAACAGATTTGAGCTTAGGTGGTTTAATAATTGCAGTTGCCAAAGGTGTATTAACAGCTCTCAGATCATGGTCTGTTGTTCATACAAATAGAGAGGCTAATATGGCAGCACATATATTGGCAAGATTTGGGCttgaccttgaagaagacaagtATACATTGGAAGAAATTCCTTCATGTATTCAGTCCATTGTATTAAGTGATTTGATGTAA
- the LOC122298894 gene encoding uncharacterized protein LOC122298894: protein MTMERYAATFMALSRFASYLIPNEEKKCEKFAQGLHPRIRSRPIPLRIRNFTDLVTRATLVEEDMRANAKIFNQRKHQQPLPKPNKNKCGQPNHMTRDCPRRNVPPPTIKGGQRAIVPARVFASTPRDAKSSNKVVTRTLPLFSCFATFLFDQGATHSFIASAYACLDVKVLERLDCSLSVATPTDEHIVCDTILKNCPIDISGRHLLADLVIFDMMGFDVILGMDWLSRTHAC from the exons ATGACGATGGAGCGCTATGCTGCCACTTTCATGGCATTGTCGAGGTTTGCAAGTTATCTGATTCCtaatgaggaaaagaagtgtGAAAAGTTTGCGCAAGGCTTGCATCCGAGGATCCGAAGTCGTCCAATACCCTTGAGGATCCGTAACTTCACCGATTTAGTTACAAGGGCCACATTAGTTGAAGAAGACATGAGGGCGAATGCAAAGATCTTCAATCAAAGGAAACACCAACAACCACTTCCCAAGCCCAATAAAAACAA ATGCGGGCAACCAAATCATATGACTCGAGATTGCCCAAGGAGGAATGTGCCACCTCCAACTATAAAGGGTGGCCAGAGGGCTATTGTGCCAGCCAGAGTTTTTGCCTCTACACCAAGAGATGCTAAGTCATCTAACAAAGTGGTTACACGTACCCTTCCACTATTCTCTTGTTTTGCTACTTTTTTGTTTGACCAAGGTGCCACACACTCATTTATAGCAAGTGCTTATGCATGCTTGGATGTGAAAGTACTTGAAAGGCTTGACTGTTCGCTATCAGTTGCGACACCTACCGATGAGCACATAGTTTGCGACACCATACTTAAGAATTGCCCTATAGATATTAGTGGGAGGCATCTTCTAGCAGACTTGGTAATTTTTGATATGATGGGGTTTGATGTAATTCTGGGAATGGATTGGTTATCCCGAACTCACGCCTGTTAG